In Ilumatobacter fluminis, the following proteins share a genomic window:
- the crcB gene encoding fluoride efflux transporter CrcB, whose protein sequence is MDRSPAFEARSAGLVAVGAAAGALGRWQIAEWIGTEPGRLPWETLLVNLIGCLLIGLAASRIEPGSDRWLFGVTGLLGGFTTFSAFSNETRALLDADRVGTAVAYVAVTLAGGLLAVAAGRRVGA, encoded by the coding sequence ATGGATCGGTCGCCCGCGTTCGAAGCACGATCGGCGGGGCTCGTCGCCGTCGGCGCCGCCGCCGGCGCGCTCGGCCGCTGGCAGATCGCCGAGTGGATCGGCACCGAGCCGGGCCGCCTTCCCTGGGAGACCCTGCTCGTCAACCTGATCGGCTGCCTGCTCATCGGCCTCGCCGCATCGCGGATCGAGCCCGGCTCCGACCGGTGGCTCTTCGGCGTGACGGGCCTCCTCGGCGGATTCACCACCTTCTCGGCGTTCTCGAACGAGACGCGGGCGTTGCTCGACGCCGACCGTGTCGGCACCGCCGTCGCCTACGTCGCCGTCACGCTCGCCGGTGGTCTCCTGGCAGTTGCCGCCGGGCGGCGGGTCGGCGCGTGA
- a CDS encoding ferredoxin: MRVSVNTELCQGHNRCYALAPELFDVDDYGTAVVIGDGTVSPELEDKARLAVANCPEYAITIDEAS, from the coding sequence ATGCGCGTCTCCGTCAACACCGAACTGTGCCAGGGGCACAACCGCTGCTACGCCCTCGCTCCCGAACTGTTCGACGTCGACGACTACGGCACTGCCGTCGTCATCGGCGACGGCACCGTGTCCCCCGAACTCGAGGACAAGGCGCGACTCGCCGTCGCCAACTGCCCGGAATACGCGATCACGATCGACGAGGCGTCCTGA
- a CDS encoding NYN domain-containing protein, whose protein sequence is MRWVVDGNNVFGSRPDGWWNDRPAAQQRLAQRTAEWCRTHDDEVLLVFDAPLADETARLAGGNLTIVESSRRGRDAADHEIVERLADLEHAGDTADVRVITSDKGLRERVPVWASVWGVGRFRDLIGY, encoded by the coding sequence ATGCGCTGGGTCGTCGACGGCAACAATGTCTTCGGCTCCCGACCCGACGGCTGGTGGAACGACCGGCCGGCGGCCCAACAACGACTTGCGCAACGCACCGCCGAGTGGTGTCGCACGCACGACGACGAGGTGCTCCTCGTGTTCGACGCGCCGCTCGCCGACGAGACCGCCCGACTCGCCGGCGGCAACCTGACGATCGTCGAGTCGAGCCGTCGCGGTCGGGACGCCGCCGACCACGAGATCGTCGAACGTCTCGCCGATCTCGAGCACGCCGGCGACACCGCCGACGTACGCGTGATTACCTCGGACAAGGGACTCCGGGAGCGGGTGCCGGTGTGGGCGTCGGTGTGGGGCGTCGGCCGCTTCCGCGACCTGATCGGCTACTGA
- a CDS encoding TetR/AcrR family transcriptional regulator, translated as MNRVHDETSEALLAAAHRLLAGEGPDALTVRRIATEAGMSTMNVYSRFGGKDGVIDELYVYGYNKLFDAIEQVEETDDALDDLRRVAIAYRSFATEHPMYYEIMFRGANPSAQSVDRALAGLGNFVARLERAAERGAVRFPADLDSTAATAWLWGTCHGLVSLELDGIADEVVDWAKIYASATDVAITGLRPAAFHDSSN; from the coding sequence ATGAACCGAGTCCACGACGAGACCAGCGAAGCACTGCTGGCCGCCGCACACCGCCTCTTGGCCGGCGAGGGCCCCGACGCGCTCACCGTCCGCCGCATCGCCACCGAGGCCGGCATGAGCACGATGAACGTGTACTCCCGTTTCGGCGGTAAGGACGGTGTCATCGACGAGCTGTACGTCTACGGCTACAACAAGCTGTTCGACGCGATCGAGCAGGTCGAAGAGACCGACGACGCGCTCGACGATCTCCGCCGAGTCGCGATCGCCTACCGGTCCTTCGCGACCGAGCACCCGATGTACTACGAGATCATGTTCCGAGGCGCGAATCCCAGCGCTCAGTCGGTCGACCGTGCACTCGCCGGGCTCGGCAACTTCGTCGCTCGCCTCGAACGGGCGGCCGAACGGGGTGCCGTGCGTTTCCCCGCCGATCTCGACAGCACCGCCGCGACGGCCTGGCTGTGGGGCACGTGCCACGGGCTCGTCAGCCTCGAGCTCGACGGCATCGCCGACGAGGTCGTCGATTGGGCGAAGATCTATGCGTCGGCCACCGACGTCGCGATCACCGGCCTCCGGCCGGCTGCGTTCCACGACTCGTCGAACTGA
- a CDS encoding biotin transporter BioY → MTLASTPLSIRRERTLADLVPHSRATDAVLVVGFALLTALAAQISIPLGFTPVPVTGQTFAVLLAGGTLGAVRGMASQGLYVALGAIGLPFYADGDGGWTAATGSTAGYLVGFVIAAGVVGLLAERGQDRRISTAIPAFLAGTVIIYSLGAGWLAHSLGIPVTAAAGEPSAVAYGVAPFIVADVAKAALAGVLLPTAWQLFGTEPQDELDS, encoded by the coding sequence ATGACCCTCGCCAGCACCCCCCTCAGCATCCGCCGCGAGCGCACGCTCGCCGACCTCGTTCCGCACAGCCGCGCGACCGACGCCGTCCTCGTCGTCGGTTTCGCCCTGCTCACGGCGCTCGCCGCCCAGATCTCGATCCCGCTCGGATTCACACCGGTGCCCGTCACCGGCCAGACGTTCGCCGTCCTGCTCGCCGGTGGCACGCTCGGCGCAGTGCGTGGCATGGCGTCGCAGGGCCTGTACGTGGCGCTCGGCGCGATCGGTCTCCCGTTCTACGCCGACGGTGACGGCGGCTGGACCGCTGCGACCGGTTCGACGGCGGGCTACCTCGTCGGATTCGTCATCGCCGCGGGCGTCGTCGGCCTCCTCGCCGAGCGGGGTCAGGATCGCCGCATCTCGACCGCCATCCCGGCGTTTCTCGCCGGCACCGTCATCATTTACAGCCTCGGCGCCGGCTGGCTGGCCCACTCACTCGGCATCCCCGTGACCGCCGCCGCCGGCGAGCCCAGCGCCGTGGCGTACGGCGTCGCCCCGTTCATCGTCGCCGACGTCGCCAAGGCGGCGCTCGCCGGCGTCCTCCTCCCGACGGCCTGGCAGCTGTTCGGGACCGAACCCCAGGACGAACTCGACTCATGA
- a CDS encoding CrcB family protein has product MIAFGIAAGAALGGVARYALAGFGWRGTLAVNVAGSFLLGLLLGIDVGRDWLLVLGAGGCGALTTFSTFALEASRGPWQARATIVSITTATCLAAATVGYAIG; this is encoded by the coding sequence GTGATCGCGTTCGGGATCGCCGCAGGAGCCGCCCTCGGCGGCGTCGCTCGGTATGCGCTGGCCGGGTTTGGTTGGCGTGGCACGCTCGCCGTCAACGTCGCCGGGTCGTTCCTGCTCGGGCTGTTGCTCGGCATCGACGTCGGGCGCGACTGGTTGCTGGTGCTGGGCGCCGGGGGCTGCGGGGCGCTCACCACGTTCAGCACGTTCGCGCTCGAGGCGAGCCGCGGTCCATGGCAGGCACGGGCAACGATCGTTTCGATCACGACGGCGACCTGTCTCGCCGCGGCGACGGTCGGCTACGCGATCGGGTGA
- a CDS encoding DedA family protein: MQPVLFANVITDLADWLGEFSANWWFLLIIFVIAILDSVIPIVPSETMVIIGGVAAGAGDQSLLLVILFGASGAFIGDHTAYFIGNHLSGWIERQAESRPKQKNRLVWAEEQIRVRGGLLLITARFIPGGRTALTISSGVTRQPRRWFTSWITAAVLIWATYAALLGYIGGKAFEDDHTRAFLVAFGAAITATVLIEVGRHYWTKLRSR, encoded by the coding sequence ATGCAACCCGTCCTGTTCGCGAACGTGATCACCGATCTCGCCGACTGGCTCGGGGAGTTCTCGGCGAACTGGTGGTTCCTGCTGATCATCTTCGTGATCGCGATCCTCGACTCGGTGATCCCGATCGTGCCGAGCGAAACGATGGTCATCATCGGCGGCGTCGCTGCCGGCGCTGGCGACCAGTCGCTCTTGCTCGTGATTTTGTTCGGCGCATCCGGTGCGTTCATCGGCGATCACACGGCGTACTTCATCGGCAACCACCTGTCCGGTTGGATCGAGCGCCAGGCCGAGTCTCGCCCGAAGCAGAAGAACCGACTCGTGTGGGCCGAGGAACAAATCCGTGTCCGTGGCGGGCTCCTGCTGATCACGGCACGATTCATCCCGGGTGGGCGGACCGCGCTCACGATCTCGTCGGGCGTGACGCGCCAGCCTCGGCGTTGGTTCACGTCGTGGATCACCGCCGCCGTGCTGATCTGGGCGACGTACGCCGCGCTCCTCGGCTACATCGGCGGCAAGGCGTTCGAGGACGACCACACCCGAGCATTCCTCGTCGCCTTCGGCGCCGCGATCACGGCGACCGTCCTGATCGAGGTCGGCCGTCACTACTGGACGAAGCTCCGGTCCCGCTGA
- a CDS encoding nitroreductase has protein sequence MDVSDAVRQRASIRAFTDQPVDDDQLRSLLETAARAPSGGNVQPWRIYVVNGDAMTRFRESLVDRPLEAAEYDIYPPSLWEPYRTNRFALGEAMYATIGIERDDKAGRLAQFARNDEFFGAPAGLFCFIDRGMGPPQWSDLGMFLQTFMLLAVEAGLDTCPQEYWTVRHGAVQEFVGAPENEMLFCGMAIGYADRAAPINTLESERMPLDEWARFV, from the coding sequence ATGGATGTTTCCGACGCCGTCCGTCAGCGTGCCTCGATCCGGGCGTTCACCGATCAGCCGGTCGACGACGACCAGCTCCGCTCGCTGCTCGAGACCGCCGCTCGCGCGCCGAGCGGTGGCAACGTTCAGCCCTGGCGGATCTATGTCGTGAACGGTGACGCAATGACTCGGTTCCGCGAGTCGCTGGTCGACCGACCCCTCGAGGCGGCGGAGTACGACATCTACCCGCCGTCGCTGTGGGAGCCGTACCGGACCAACCGGTTCGCGCTCGGCGAGGCGATGTACGCCACGATCGGCATCGAGCGAGACGACAAGGCGGGCCGCCTCGCTCAGTTCGCCCGCAACGACGAGTTCTTCGGAGCACCGGCCGGCCTGTTCTGCTTCATCGACCGGGGCATGGGCCCGCCGCAGTGGTCGGATCTCGGCATGTTCCTGCAGACGTTCATGCTGCTCGCCGTCGAGGCCGGGCTCGACACGTGCCCGCAGGAGTACTGGACGGTGCGACACGGGGCGGTGCAGGAGTTCGTCGGAGCACCCGAGAACGAGATGCTGTTCTGCGGCATGGCGATCGGATATGCCGATCGAGCAGCGCCGATCAACACCCTGGAGAGCGAGCGGATGCCGCTCGACGAGTGGGCACGCTTCGTCTGA
- a CDS encoding cytochrome P450 → MSATSDASSDLYGPVEDWADDLDHADPEYNRRAHEIWHDLREGGCPVAHSDRYGGMWAPLTHDYVKEVAYDTEHFTSQGVIVNRGRPIAPPPVGPAPPITSDPPFHQVARRLLLPPFSPKRIEAWDDDVRDLCRSLLDDMGDIEAGASVVDAAVQYAQHIPVNVIARMLGFPTTDDDYFRRCVHELIERVNEPLDDERDDGPRLDLYLDRQIEEHRANPRDDLTTFLLEAEIDGNKLSHEHVRGSMVLLLIAGIDTTWSAIGSSLWHLATHPDDLERLRNEPDLMQFAVEEFLRAYAPVTMARLVKEDHDFHGCPMKADEWVLLPFPAANRDPAFFDDAEEFVIDRAENRHAAFGLGIHRCLGSNLARLELRVAIEEFIARFPAFSLGGETRWSVGQIRGPRELPLRIDAVA, encoded by the coding sequence ATGAGCGCCACGTCCGACGCCTCGAGCGACCTGTACGGGCCGGTCGAGGACTGGGCCGACGACCTCGACCACGCCGACCCCGAGTACAACCGTCGGGCGCACGAGATCTGGCACGACCTGCGTGAAGGCGGATGCCCCGTCGCCCACTCCGACCGATACGGCGGCATGTGGGCACCGCTCACCCACGACTACGTGAAGGAGGTCGCGTACGACACCGAGCACTTCACCAGCCAGGGCGTGATCGTCAACCGCGGCCGGCCGATCGCACCGCCGCCCGTCGGCCCGGCACCCCCGATCACGAGCGATCCGCCGTTCCACCAGGTCGCACGCCGTCTGTTGCTGCCGCCGTTCTCGCCGAAGCGGATCGAGGCGTGGGACGACGACGTGCGCGACCTGTGCCGATCGTTGCTCGACGACATGGGCGACATCGAGGCGGGTGCCTCGGTCGTCGACGCAGCGGTGCAGTACGCCCAACACATCCCGGTCAACGTGATCGCTCGCATGCTCGGCTTCCCGACGACGGACGACGACTACTTCCGGCGCTGCGTCCACGAACTGATCGAGCGGGTCAACGAGCCGCTCGACGACGAACGCGACGACGGCCCGCGGCTCGATCTCTATCTCGATCGCCAGATCGAGGAGCACCGCGCCAACCCACGCGACGACCTCACGACGTTCCTGCTCGAGGCGGAGATCGACGGTAACAAGCTGTCGCACGAGCACGTCCGAGGTTCGATGGTCTTGCTCCTCATCGCCGGGATCGACACGACGTGGAGCGCGATCGGCTCGTCGCTCTGGCACCTCGCCACCCATCCCGACGATCTCGAGCGGCTGAGGAACGAGCCCGATCTGATGCAGTTCGCGGTCGAGGAGTTCCTCCGGGCCTACGCACCGGTCACCATGGCCCGTCTCGTCAAGGAGGACCACGACTTCCACGGCTGCCCCATGAAGGCCGACGAGTGGGTCCTGCTGCCGTTCCCGGCGGCCAACCGCGACCCGGCGTTCTTCGACGACGCCGAAGAGTTCGTGATCGACCGGGCCGAGAACCGCCATGCAGCGTTCGGGCTGGGCATCCACCGGTGCCTGGGTTCCAATCTGGCCCGGCTCGAGCTCCGGGTCGCGATCGAGGAGTTCATCGCCCGCTTCCCGGCGTTCAGCCTCGGCGGCGAGACGCGCTGGAGCGTCGGCCAGATCCGCGGGCCGCGGGAACTCCCGCTTCGCATCGACGCCGTCGCGTGA
- a CDS encoding response regulator transcription factor codes for MLVAEDDRSVRTSLVRACGLEGYEVAAVTNGAEALERFAVEQPDLVLLDVSMPHVDGLTVCRVLRAEGHRVPVLMLTARTETGDRVAGLDAGADDYLTKPFDLDELFARLRALTRRAHDFAESPVSGPGEELVLDDLHLDLAGRRARRADADIDLSKTEFDLLELLVRNAGIVLDHSTIYERIWHYDFGPDSKNLAVYIGYLRRKTEVDGARRLIHTVRGVGYVARSDDR; via the coding sequence CTGCTCGTGGCCGAAGACGATCGCTCGGTCCGCACGTCGTTGGTGCGCGCCTGCGGTCTCGAGGGGTACGAGGTGGCGGCGGTCACCAACGGCGCCGAGGCACTCGAACGGTTCGCAGTCGAGCAGCCCGACCTCGTGCTGCTCGACGTGTCGATGCCCCACGTCGACGGGCTCACGGTGTGCCGGGTGCTCCGCGCCGAAGGGCACCGTGTCCCGGTGCTCATGCTGACCGCCCGGACCGAGACCGGTGATCGCGTCGCCGGCCTCGACGCCGGAGCAGATGACTACCTCACCAAGCCCTTCGATCTCGACGAGTTGTTCGCCCGTCTCCGCGCCTTGACCCGGCGAGCACACGACTTCGCCGAGTCGCCCGTGAGCGGACCCGGGGAGGAACTGGTCCTCGACGATCTCCACCTGGACCTGGCAGGGCGACGCGCTCGGCGCGCGGACGCAGACATCGACCTCAGCAAGACCGAGTTCGACCTGCTCGAACTGCTGGTCCGGAACGCCGGCATCGTGCTCGATCACTCCACGATCTACGAACGGATCTGGCACTACGACTTCGGCCCGGACTCGAAGAACCTCGCCGTCTACATCGGCTACCTCCGCCGCAAGACCGAGGTCGACGGCGCCCGACGCCTCATCCACACGGTGCGTGGGGTCGGATACGTCGCTCGATCGGACGATCGATGA
- a CDS encoding acyclic terpene utilization AtuA family protein, producing MTRPVRIANCSGFFGDRLSGAEEMVEGGPIDVLTGDWLAELTMLILSRIRTKRPGGGFASTFVTQMDQVMGRCLDRGIKVVSNAGGLDPAGCAEAVHEVADRLGLSPTIAYVDGDDLMPRLGDLAASGAIRPFDDGVAEQIGDLDQALTANAYLGCWGIVDALDRGADIVITGRVTDAAVTCGPAAWHHGWRRDDWDALAGAVVAGHVIECSAQATGGNYSFFTEVPGMERLGFPWAEIAADGSCVIGKHDDTGGQVSIGTVTSQLLYEIGGPRYLGPDVTARFDTIALEQVEPDRVRISGTTGEPPPPTLKVATNELGGYRNSVAIALTGLDIEAKAEVVEAAFWRACPFGPDDFASVDTRLIRTDHDDPTSNEAATAQLRITVKDPDERKVGRAFSNAFVETALASIPGLYGLGGGPSAASPYGVYRPATVPADLVPAYVHVSGETHQIDSSAPSTGSDQAEPDADHAADAAPPAPFRPAGDTKRVPLGSIVGARSGDKGGNANVGVFTRSDAAYDWLTGYLTVERLRELLPETADLHIDRYDLPNIRSINFMVRGLLQEGVAASTRIDAQAKSLGEWLRARYVDVPAELLT from the coding sequence ATGACACGACCGGTCCGCATCGCCAACTGTTCGGGATTCTTCGGAGACCGTCTCTCCGGGGCCGAGGAGATGGTCGAGGGCGGACCGATCGACGTCCTCACCGGCGACTGGCTCGCCGAACTCACGATGCTCATCCTGAGCCGGATCCGCACGAAGCGACCGGGCGGCGGATTCGCGTCGACCTTCGTCACCCAAATGGACCAGGTGATGGGCCGGTGCCTCGACCGCGGCATCAAGGTCGTCTCCAACGCCGGCGGGCTCGATCCGGCCGGCTGCGCCGAGGCCGTCCATGAGGTCGCCGACCGGCTCGGCCTGTCGCCGACGATCGCCTACGTCGACGGAGACGACCTGATGCCACGGCTCGGTGACCTCGCCGCATCCGGGGCGATCCGGCCGTTCGACGACGGTGTCGCCGAACAGATCGGTGATCTCGACCAGGCCCTGACCGCGAACGCCTATCTCGGGTGCTGGGGCATCGTCGATGCCCTCGACCGAGGTGCCGACATCGTGATCACCGGTCGCGTCACCGACGCCGCCGTCACGTGTGGCCCGGCCGCCTGGCACCACGGCTGGCGACGCGACGACTGGGACGCCCTCGCCGGCGCGGTCGTGGCCGGCCACGTGATCGAGTGTTCGGCGCAGGCGACTGGTGGCAACTACTCGTTCTTCACCGAGGTGCCCGGCATGGAGCGGCTCGGTTTCCCGTGGGCCGAGATCGCCGCTGACGGGTCGTGCGTGATCGGCAAGCACGACGACACCGGCGGCCAGGTCTCCATCGGCACGGTGACGTCGCAACTGCTCTACGAGATCGGCGGCCCCCGCTACCTCGGACCCGACGTCACGGCACGGTTCGACACGATCGCCCTCGAGCAGGTCGAACCCGACCGGGTCCGCATCTCCGGCACCACCGGTGAGCCCCCGCCGCCCACGCTGAAGGTCGCGACGAACGAACTCGGCGGCTACCGGAACTCGGTCGCGATCGCGCTCACGGGTCTCGATATCGAGGCCAAGGCCGAGGTCGTCGAGGCGGCGTTCTGGCGAGCCTGCCCGTTCGGCCCCGACGACTTCGCGAGCGTCGACACCCGCCTCATCCGCACCGACCACGACGACCCGACCTCGAACGAGGCAGCCACTGCACAACTCCGGATCACGGTGAAGGACCCCGACGAGCGCAAGGTGGGTCGCGCCTTCTCGAACGCTTTCGTCGAGACGGCACTCGCCAGCATCCCTGGTCTGTACGGTCTGGGCGGTGGCCCATCGGCGGCGAGCCCGTACGGGGTCTATCGCCCGGCCACCGTGCCGGCCGACCTGGTGCCGGCCTACGTCCACGTGTCCGGCGAGACCCACCAGATCGACAGCTCCGCGCCGTCCACCGGCTCCGATCAGGCCGAACCCGATGCCGATCACGCGGCCGACGCCGCGCCGCCGGCGCCGTTCCGCCCGGCGGGCGACACAAAACGGGTCCCACTCGGCTCGATCGTGGGTGCTCGCTCGGGCGACAAGGGAGGCAACGCCAACGTCGGCGTGTTCACCCGCAGTGACGCCGCGTACGACTGGCTCACCGGCTACCTGACGGTGGAGCGGCTCCGTGAGCTCCTCCCCGAAACGGCCGACCTGCACATCGATCGTTACGACCTCCCCAACATTCGATCGATCAACTTCATGGTGCGCGGCCTGCTGCAGGAAGGTGTGGCTGCATCGACCCGGATCGACGCCCAGGCCAAGAGCCTGGGGGAGTGGCTCCGAGCTCGGTACGTCGACGTCCCGGCCGAACTGCTCACCTGA
- a CDS encoding sensor histidine kinase: protein MSLRWKIALAMAAIAVVSTVAIGAVSYRSTRQQLLSEVDRSLLDVESVFRQGQFGRDPLPERGPLSGLDARIVDSSGSVLESTFPVDFPVDAAAAATLGRRAATTIDTVDTDDGAYRVRTVGFARGAIQFGRSLAETERVLDGLRVRIVLWSLLVGGLAAALGWWISSAATKPLRRLTEAAEQVEATGRLDVEVGPDDRTDEAGRLTAAFRGMLAALARSKDEQRRLVQDAGHELRTPLTSLRTNLDVLDRYPDLSDDDRREIVRDLRAEVDELTDLVDEVVTVATGESSDEPAVELRLDQLVADVAERYGRRTGRTIELSSRPTTVTAQRSAVQRAVSCLLDNATKFDPSDEAISVTVAEATVTVADRGPGIASSDLPYVFERFYRADVDRTRPGSGLGLSIVDAIARRHGGRAFADRRVGGGAEVGFRLGPWPPPQTADSHPPLTSV, encoded by the coding sequence ATGAGCTTGCGCTGGAAGATCGCGCTGGCGATGGCGGCGATCGCCGTCGTGTCCACGGTCGCCATCGGCGCGGTCAGCTATCGCTCGACGCGTCAGCAACTGTTGAGTGAGGTCGACCGCTCGCTGCTCGACGTCGAGAGCGTCTTCCGCCAGGGCCAGTTCGGCCGCGACCCGCTGCCGGAACGAGGACCGCTCTCGGGGCTCGACGCCCGGATCGTCGACTCGTCCGGTTCGGTCCTGGAGTCGACGTTCCCCGTCGACTTCCCCGTCGACGCCGCCGCAGCGGCGACGCTCGGACGTCGAGCGGCGACCACGATCGACACGGTCGACACCGACGACGGCGCCTATCGGGTTCGCACCGTGGGGTTCGCACGTGGAGCGATCCAGTTCGGTCGATCGCTCGCCGAGACCGAGCGAGTTCTCGACGGGCTCCGTGTCCGGATCGTGCTGTGGTCGCTGCTGGTCGGTGGTCTCGCCGCGGCGCTCGGTTGGTGGATCTCGTCGGCGGCGACGAAGCCGCTCCGTCGTCTCACCGAAGCGGCCGAGCAGGTCGAGGCGACCGGCCGTCTCGACGTCGAGGTCGGCCCGGACGACCGCACCGACGAAGCCGGTCGCCTCACCGCAGCGTTCCGGGGGATGCTCGCTGCACTGGCCCGCTCGAAGGACGAGCAGCGACGCCTGGTGCAAGATGCCGGTCACGAACTGCGGACGCCGCTCACGAGTCTGCGGACCAATCTCGACGTCCTGGACCGCTATCCCGATCTGAGCGACGACGACCGACGCGAGATCGTGCGTGACCTGCGCGCCGAGGTCGACGAGCTCACCGATCTCGTGGACGAGGTCGTGACCGTGGCGACGGGTGAGTCGTCGGACGAGCCCGCGGTCGAGCTCCGACTCGACCAACTGGTCGCCGACGTCGCCGAACGGTACGGACGACGAACCGGCCGGACGATCGAACTGTCGTCCCGACCGACGACGGTGACCGCACAGCGGTCGGCGGTGCAGCGGGCGGTGTCGTGCCTGCTCGACAACGCAACCAAGTTCGATCCGTCCGACGAAGCGATCAGCGTCACGGTGGCCGAGGCGACCGTCACGGTCGCCGACCGGGGCCCGGGCATCGCCTCGTCCGACCTGCCGTACGTCTTCGAGCGCTTCTATCGCGCCGACGTCGATCGCACCCGGCCGGGATCGGGCCTCGGCCTGTCGATCGTCGACGCGATCGCCCGCCGACATGGCGGTCGTGCGTTCGCCGACCGGCGGGTGGGCGGTGGCGCCGAGGTCGGCTTCCGGCTCGGCCCGTGGCCGCCCCCGCAGACTGCCGACTCTCACCCTCCTCTCACCTCCGTCTGA
- a CDS encoding class I SAM-dependent methyltransferase, whose amino-acid sequence MIEGAADEPTAADRWRDALTAWSLPERVLEAATESPFRHDVARFAVDDTIERESTSARWAREVLPPRGGTVLDVGCGGGRSVAPLIPPATEVIGVDRTGAMLDEFVDAATRAGVARRTVHGDWPDVMATTPTADVAICHHVLFDVADVVPFLIALTARARLAVVVELPVRHPMTAWSEAFEHFWELDRPDGPTHLDLVAVLRELGLDPEYTVSPRRPLSRFGADPDNLVPVARRRLALPADRDGELAHWLAEHPPAFVAEVATIRWPGAADPVGHPIA is encoded by the coding sequence GTGATCGAGGGCGCCGCCGACGAACCGACCGCCGCCGATCGTTGGCGTGACGCGCTCACCGCCTGGTCGCTCCCCGAGCGAGTGCTCGAGGCCGCGACCGAGTCGCCGTTCCGCCACGACGTCGCCCGCTTCGCGGTCGACGACACGATCGAGCGGGAGTCGACGTCCGCCCGCTGGGCGCGCGAGGTGCTGCCGCCGCGCGGCGGCACCGTGCTCGACGTCGGTTGCGGCGGCGGGAGGTCGGTGGCACCCCTGATCCCGCCCGCGACCGAAGTGATCGGGGTCGACCGGACCGGGGCGATGCTCGACGAGTTCGTCGACGCCGCCACCCGAGCCGGAGTCGCACGCCGAACCGTGCACGGAGACTGGCCCGACGTCATGGCGACGACACCGACCGCCGACGTCGCGATCTGTCATCACGTCCTGTTCGACGTCGCCGACGTGGTGCCGTTCCTGATCGCGCTCACGGCTCGCGCCCGGCTCGCAGTCGTCGTGGAGCTCCCCGTCCGGCACCCGATGACGGCCTGGAGCGAGGCGTTCGAACACTTCTGGGAACTCGATCGTCCGGACGGCCCGACGCATCTCGACCTGGTCGCGGTCCTTCGGGAACTCGGACTCGACCCCGAGTACACGGTGTCGCCGCGTCGCCCGCTGTCACGGTTCGGTGCCGATCCCGACAACCTCGTGCCGGTCGCCCGTCGCCGCCTGGCGCTCCCGGCCGACCGCGATGGCGAGTTGGCACACTGGCTGGCCGAGCACCCACCGGCGTTCGTCGCCGAGGTGGCGACGATCCGGTGGCCGGGCGCCGCCGACCCGGTCGGTCACCCGATCGCGTAG